The proteins below come from a single Zea mays cultivar B73 chromosome 8, Zm-B73-REFERENCE-NAM-5.0, whole genome shotgun sequence genomic window:
- the LOC103636402 gene encoding sister chromatid cohesion 1 protein 4 isoform X1 encodes MFYSQFILAKKGPLGTIWIAAHLERKLRKNQVADTDIGVSVDSIIFPDVPIALRLSSHLMLGVVRIYSRKVNYLFHDCSEALLKIKQAFRSTAVDLPPEESTAPYHSITLPETFDLDDFELPEAVFQGDTDHHVSTKEQITLQDNPEKTGYSTSQFGLDERFGDGSSSHIGLDLEEELILNKDHSIHLESDDGIIIQGRSSVPSTDMEIDDNKSTNITAEGYSNMDGGPSSHVKLGPLNADDLGGNSIRNWTGYNVQTPDLNDILLHNNEDIAGPSTSYYQPSPFTCDEPASPEFISAQAPATPGLMEETVPSRVHESPVLSPQRKASPSTNDETAKADTPAAPASDFLHSATGNASDVVGAEMTELGLAKPVQVESSVVQDSDASVQQHTSEGLPSQGQASHLEAAADKLVGSDGIAASVDETVTVNATIEDVPLAVNDSEPCVDGSAGPSVVNLVQMDGPLFDAQVLSADFQHEVQAMQQVVASNDRLNELSTSEFAEPEKMLTAPNAEFNHAIDLGQITAEKGTIESDGSNIIGSLTSRKRHLEYSLPALESETTKKLPSRPHVKRTNDFVPHDDDILASILVGRTPGFTLDSTPLPPRESSLKRPRLGSKMGTLKRKVQIDDAMVLHADTIRQQLINTEDIRRIRKKAPCTRSEIWMIEKGSLEDDLFHEPIFSCLSEELNNLHNRTYETIVHPAVQRMELHGQLDMPETIPEYRNIAGFGSATIDGPLHIPDGIQSDAMLSGANVAYGATAAFGLQIPPDYQVNRASNDFVVGTQLQEVAKPFIGNEHEVAPPDREHAQVDTLYSDRFQGVPSDLQRSNDANVSSQDVVLDNSGQACAHAVDGMTREFNHFVHRDANLFGSTEVPASEITGVEYNQDASGFPRQTEDDNTVEYNQDASGFPRPTEGGNAVEYNQDVSGFPRPTEDGKTVEYNQDASGFPRPTEDENTVEYNQDASGFPQPTEDENTVEYNQDASGFPRPTEDENAASATGDNSGFQENNTGSHMDLDMMNDYEVKECNDFGSAIHGVDTDFLNYGDDDNDDDFVDADEPNPSEFQSLDNSGWSSRTRGVARYLKTLFDEESGLGRKSVAIDHLVRGKTRKEASRMFFETLVLTTKDYISVDQPNPFDFVSVKPGPKLLMSEF; translated from the exons ATGTTCTACTCGCAGTTCATCTTGGCCAAGAAGGGCCCCCTCGGGACCATATGGATTGCCGCACACTTGGAGCGGAAGCTGCGCAAGAACCAGGTCGCGGACACGGACATCGGCGTCTCAGTAG ATTCCATCATATTCCCTGACGTTCCAATCGCACTTCGGTTATCAAGTCATCTTATGTTAGGCGTGGTCAGAATCTATTCTCGGAAGGTCAACTACCTATTCCATGACTGCAGCGAAGCTTTGCTGAAGATAAAACAAGCTTTCAGGTCCACTGCTGTTGATCTACCTCCTGAGGAGTCAACTGCTCCATATCACTCTATAACTCTGCCTGAGACATTCGATCTTGATGATTTTGAACTGCCAGAAGCTGTGTTTCAAGG CGATACTGATCATCATGTGAGCACAAAAGAGCAGATCACTTTGCAAGACAACCCAGAGAAAACAGGATATTCAACATCCCAGTTTGGCCTAGATG AAAGATTTGGTGATGGCAGTTCATCACATATTGGCTTGGACTTGGAGGAG GAATTAATTCTGAACAAGGACCACTCAATTCATCTCGAGTCTGATGATGG TATTATTATTCAAGGTCGGTCATCGGTCCCTTCTACTGATATGGAGATTGATGATAACAAAAGTACAAACATAACAGCTGAAGGATACAGCAACATGGACGGTGGGCCTTCTAGTCATGTAAAGTTAGGTCCACTGAATGCAGATGACCTAGGAGGAAACAGTATCCGTAACTGGACTGGTTACAATGTACAGACTCCTGATTTGAATGATATATTATTGCATAATAATGAGGATATTGCAGGCCCATCAACTTCGTACTATCAACCTAGCCCATTTACTTGTGATGAACCTGCATCACCAGAGTTCATTAGCGCTCAGGCCCCAGCTACACCTGGTTTAATGGAAGAGACAGTTCCTTCCAGAGTCCATGAAAGTCCTGTTCTGAGTCCACAGAGAAAGGCATCACCATCAACTAATGATGAAACTGCAAAGGCTGACACTCCTGCTGCACCAGCCTCAGATTTTCTCCATTCAGCTACAGGAAATGCCAGTGATGTGGTGGGTGCTGAGATGACAGAACTTGGATTGGCGAAACCGGTGCAAGTTGAGTCTTCTGTTGTGCAGGACTCTGATGCATCGGTGCAACAGCACACAAGTGAGGGTTTACCATCCCAGGGTCAAGCTTCACACTTGGAAGCTGCTGCTGATAAGTTGGTCGGCTCTGATGGTATAGCTGCATCGGTTGATGAAACGGTAACTGTCAATGCAACCATTGAAGATGTACCTTTGGCTGTAAATGATTCAGAGCCATGTGTTGATGGTTCTGCTGGACCATCTGTGGTGAACCTGGTACAGATGGATGGTCCATTATTTGATGCACAAG TACTAAGTGCAGATTTTCAACATGAAGTCCAAGCAATGCAACAAGTAGTGGCATCTAACGATAGACTGAATGAACTATCAACTTCAGAATTTGCCGAGCCTGAGAAAATGCTGACAGCTCCGAATGCTGAATTCAATCATGCGATTGACTTGGGGCAGATAACTGCGGAAAAAGGAACAATTGAATCTGATGGAAGTAACATAATAGGCAGCCTAACAAGCAGAAAAAGACACCTGGAATATAGCTTACCAGCTTTAGAGAGTGAGACCACTAAAAAGTTGCCTAGCCGACCACATGTTAAAAGAACCAATGATTTTGTTCCTCATGATGATGATATACTGGCATCTATTTTAG TCGGTAGGACCCCTGGGTTCACACTTGATTCAACACCACTACCACCAAGGGAATCATCTCTGAAACGCCCAAGGTTGGGGTCGAAGATGGGTAcactcaagagaaaagtgcagaTAGATGATGCCATGGTCCTGCATGCTGA TACTATACGGCAACAGTTGATCAATACTGAGGATATACGGCGCATTCGTAAAAAGGCTCCATGCACTCGTTCCGAAATATGGATGATTGAGAAAGGTTCACTGGAAGATGATTTATTCCACGAGCCCATCTTTTCCT GCCTATCTGAGGAGCTAAACAATTTACACAATCGGACATATGAGACTATTGTACACCCTGCTGTTCAGAGAATGGAACTACATGGTCAATTAGACATGCCTGAAACAATACCAGAATATAGAAATATTGCTGGGTTTGGTTCTGCTACTATTGATGGCCCACTTCACATACCAGATGGGATTCAATCAGATGCCATGTTGTCAGGCGCAAATGTTGCATATGGCGCTACAGCTGCTTTTGGTTTGCAAATTCCTCCTGACTACCAGGTTAACCGTGCATCTAATGATTTTGTTGTCGGCACTCAGCTTCAAGAGGTGGCTAAACCTTTTATTGGTAATGAGCACGAAGTGGCACCTCCTGACAGAGAGCATGCTCAAGTAGATACATTGTATAGTGACCGTTTTCAAGGTGTTCCATCTGATTTGCAGAGGAGTAATGATGCAAATGTTTCTAGTCAAGATGTGGTTCTAGATAACTCTGGCCAAGCTTGTGCTCATGCAGTGGACGGCATGACAAGGGAGTTTAATCATTTTGTTCATAGAGACGCTAATCTTTTTGGGAGTACTGAGGTCCCTGCTTCTGAGATTACTGGGGTGGAATATAATCAAGATGCCTCTGGTTTTCCTCGACAAACAGAGGATGACAACACGGTGGAGTATAATCAAGATGCCTCTGGTTTTCCTCGACCAACGGAGGGTGGGAATGCGGTGGAGTATAATCAAGATGTCTCTGGTTTTCCTCGACCAACAGAGGATGGAAAAACGGTGGAGTATAATCAAGATGCCTCTGGTTTTCCTCGACCAACAGAGGATGAAAACACGGTGGAGTATAATCAAGATGCCTCTGGTTTTCCTCAGCCAACCGAGGATGAAAACACGGTGGAGTATAATCAAGATGCCTCTGGTTTTCCTCGGCCAACGGAGGATGAAAATGCCGCGTCTGCTACGGGAGATAATTCTGGCTTCCAAGAAAACAACACGGGTTCTCATATGGATCTGGATATGATGAATGACTATGAAGTGAAGGAATGCAAC GATTTTGGGAGTGCGATTCATGGCGTTGATACAG ATTTTCTGAACTATGgtgacgacgacaacgacgacgacttcgtcgacgccGACGAGCCAAATCCCAGTGAGTTCCAGTCTCTCGACAACAGCGGCTGGTCTTCTCGCACCAg GGGTGTCGCGAGATATCTCAAGACTCTGTTCGACGAGGAGTCCGGTCTGGGGAGGAAGAGCGTCGCCATCGACCATCTGGTGCGCGGGAAGACGCGGAAGGAAGCGTCGAGGATGTTCTTCGAGACCTTG GTGCTGACGACGAAGGACTACATCAGCGTGGACCAACCGAACCCCTTCGACTTTGTGAGCGTGAAGCCAGGCCCGAAGCTGCTCATGTCAGAGTTCTAG
- the LOC103636402 gene encoding sister chromatid cohesion 1 protein 4 isoform X2 has product MEISKLDSIIFPDVPIALRLSSHLMLGVVRIYSRKVNYLFHDCSEALLKIKQAFRSTAVDLPPEESTAPYHSITLPETFDLDDFELPEAVFQGDTDHHVSTKEQITLQDNPEKTGYSTSQFGLDERFGDGSSSHIGLDLEEELILNKDHSIHLESDDGIIIQGRSSVPSTDMEIDDNKSTNITAEGYSNMDGGPSSHVKLGPLNADDLGGNSIRNWTGYNVQTPDLNDILLHNNEDIAGPSTSYYQPSPFTCDEPASPEFISAQAPATPGLMEETVPSRVHESPVLSPQRKASPSTNDETAKADTPAAPASDFLHSATGNASDVVGAEMTELGLAKPVQVESSVVQDSDASVQQHTSEGLPSQGQASHLEAAADKLVGSDGIAASVDETVTVNATIEDVPLAVNDSEPCVDGSAGPSVVNLVQMDGPLFDAQGTVLSADFQHEVQAMQQVVASNDRLNELSTSEFAEPEKMLTAPNAEFNHAIDLGQITAEKGTIESDGSNIIGSLTSRKRHLEYSLPALESETTKKLPSRPHVKRTNDFVPHDDDILASILVGRTPGFTLDSTPLPPRESSLKRPRLGSKMGTLKRKVQIDDAMVLHADTIRQQLINTEDIRRIRKKAPCTRSEIWMIEKGSLEDDLFHEPIFSCLSEELNNLHNRTYETIVHPAVQRMELHGQLDMPETIPEYRNIAGFGSATIDGPLHIPDGIQSDAMLSGANVAYGATAAFGLQIPPDYQVNRASNDFVVGTQLQEVAKPFIGNEHEVAPPDREHAQVDTLYSDRFQGVPSDLQRSNDANVSSQDVVLDNSGQACAHAVDGMTREFNHFVHRDANLFGSTEVPASEITGVEYNQDASGFPRQTEDDNTVEYNQDASGFPRPTEGGNAVEYNQDVSGFPRPTEDGKTVEYNQDASGFPRPTEDENTVEYNQDASGFPQPTEDENTVEYNQDASGFPRPTEDENAASATGDNSGFQENNTGSHMDLDMMNDYEVKECNDFGSAIHGVDTDFLNYGDDDNDDDFVDADEPNPSEFQSLDNSGWSSRTRGVARYLKTLFDEESGLGRKSVAIDHLVRGKTRKEASRMFFETLVLTTKDYISVDQPNPFDFVSVKPGPKLLMSEF; this is encoded by the exons ATGGAGATCTCTAAATTAG ATTCCATCATATTCCCTGACGTTCCAATCGCACTTCGGTTATCAAGTCATCTTATGTTAGGCGTGGTCAGAATCTATTCTCGGAAGGTCAACTACCTATTCCATGACTGCAGCGAAGCTTTGCTGAAGATAAAACAAGCTTTCAGGTCCACTGCTGTTGATCTACCTCCTGAGGAGTCAACTGCTCCATATCACTCTATAACTCTGCCTGAGACATTCGATCTTGATGATTTTGAACTGCCAGAAGCTGTGTTTCAAGG CGATACTGATCATCATGTGAGCACAAAAGAGCAGATCACTTTGCAAGACAACCCAGAGAAAACAGGATATTCAACATCCCAGTTTGGCCTAGATG AAAGATTTGGTGATGGCAGTTCATCACATATTGGCTTGGACTTGGAGGAG GAATTAATTCTGAACAAGGACCACTCAATTCATCTCGAGTCTGATGATGG TATTATTATTCAAGGTCGGTCATCGGTCCCTTCTACTGATATGGAGATTGATGATAACAAAAGTACAAACATAACAGCTGAAGGATACAGCAACATGGACGGTGGGCCTTCTAGTCATGTAAAGTTAGGTCCACTGAATGCAGATGACCTAGGAGGAAACAGTATCCGTAACTGGACTGGTTACAATGTACAGACTCCTGATTTGAATGATATATTATTGCATAATAATGAGGATATTGCAGGCCCATCAACTTCGTACTATCAACCTAGCCCATTTACTTGTGATGAACCTGCATCACCAGAGTTCATTAGCGCTCAGGCCCCAGCTACACCTGGTTTAATGGAAGAGACAGTTCCTTCCAGAGTCCATGAAAGTCCTGTTCTGAGTCCACAGAGAAAGGCATCACCATCAACTAATGATGAAACTGCAAAGGCTGACACTCCTGCTGCACCAGCCTCAGATTTTCTCCATTCAGCTACAGGAAATGCCAGTGATGTGGTGGGTGCTGAGATGACAGAACTTGGATTGGCGAAACCGGTGCAAGTTGAGTCTTCTGTTGTGCAGGACTCTGATGCATCGGTGCAACAGCACACAAGTGAGGGTTTACCATCCCAGGGTCAAGCTTCACACTTGGAAGCTGCTGCTGATAAGTTGGTCGGCTCTGATGGTATAGCTGCATCGGTTGATGAAACGGTAACTGTCAATGCAACCATTGAAGATGTACCTTTGGCTGTAAATGATTCAGAGCCATGTGTTGATGGTTCTGCTGGACCATCTGTGGTGAACCTGGTACAGATGGATGGTCCATTATTTGATGCACAAG GTACAGTACTAAGTGCAGATTTTCAACATGAAGTCCAAGCAATGCAACAAGTAGTGGCATCTAACGATAGACTGAATGAACTATCAACTTCAGAATTTGCCGAGCCTGAGAAAATGCTGACAGCTCCGAATGCTGAATTCAATCATGCGATTGACTTGGGGCAGATAACTGCGGAAAAAGGAACAATTGAATCTGATGGAAGTAACATAATAGGCAGCCTAACAAGCAGAAAAAGACACCTGGAATATAGCTTACCAGCTTTAGAGAGTGAGACCACTAAAAAGTTGCCTAGCCGACCACATGTTAAAAGAACCAATGATTTTGTTCCTCATGATGATGATATACTGGCATCTATTTTAG TCGGTAGGACCCCTGGGTTCACACTTGATTCAACACCACTACCACCAAGGGAATCATCTCTGAAACGCCCAAGGTTGGGGTCGAAGATGGGTAcactcaagagaaaagtgcagaTAGATGATGCCATGGTCCTGCATGCTGA TACTATACGGCAACAGTTGATCAATACTGAGGATATACGGCGCATTCGTAAAAAGGCTCCATGCACTCGTTCCGAAATATGGATGATTGAGAAAGGTTCACTGGAAGATGATTTATTCCACGAGCCCATCTTTTCCT GCCTATCTGAGGAGCTAAACAATTTACACAATCGGACATATGAGACTATTGTACACCCTGCTGTTCAGAGAATGGAACTACATGGTCAATTAGACATGCCTGAAACAATACCAGAATATAGAAATATTGCTGGGTTTGGTTCTGCTACTATTGATGGCCCACTTCACATACCAGATGGGATTCAATCAGATGCCATGTTGTCAGGCGCAAATGTTGCATATGGCGCTACAGCTGCTTTTGGTTTGCAAATTCCTCCTGACTACCAGGTTAACCGTGCATCTAATGATTTTGTTGTCGGCACTCAGCTTCAAGAGGTGGCTAAACCTTTTATTGGTAATGAGCACGAAGTGGCACCTCCTGACAGAGAGCATGCTCAAGTAGATACATTGTATAGTGACCGTTTTCAAGGTGTTCCATCTGATTTGCAGAGGAGTAATGATGCAAATGTTTCTAGTCAAGATGTGGTTCTAGATAACTCTGGCCAAGCTTGTGCTCATGCAGTGGACGGCATGACAAGGGAGTTTAATCATTTTGTTCATAGAGACGCTAATCTTTTTGGGAGTACTGAGGTCCCTGCTTCTGAGATTACTGGGGTGGAATATAATCAAGATGCCTCTGGTTTTCCTCGACAAACAGAGGATGACAACACGGTGGAGTATAATCAAGATGCCTCTGGTTTTCCTCGACCAACGGAGGGTGGGAATGCGGTGGAGTATAATCAAGATGTCTCTGGTTTTCCTCGACCAACAGAGGATGGAAAAACGGTGGAGTATAATCAAGATGCCTCTGGTTTTCCTCGACCAACAGAGGATGAAAACACGGTGGAGTATAATCAAGATGCCTCTGGTTTTCCTCAGCCAACCGAGGATGAAAACACGGTGGAGTATAATCAAGATGCCTCTGGTTTTCCTCGGCCAACGGAGGATGAAAATGCCGCGTCTGCTACGGGAGATAATTCTGGCTTCCAAGAAAACAACACGGGTTCTCATATGGATCTGGATATGATGAATGACTATGAAGTGAAGGAATGCAAC GATTTTGGGAGTGCGATTCATGGCGTTGATACAG ATTTTCTGAACTATGgtgacgacgacaacgacgacgacttcgtcgacgccGACGAGCCAAATCCCAGTGAGTTCCAGTCTCTCGACAACAGCGGCTGGTCTTCTCGCACCAg GGGTGTCGCGAGATATCTCAAGACTCTGTTCGACGAGGAGTCCGGTCTGGGGAGGAAGAGCGTCGCCATCGACCATCTGGTGCGCGGGAAGACGCGGAAGGAAGCGTCGAGGATGTTCTTCGAGACCTTG GTGCTGACGACGAAGGACTACATCAGCGTGGACCAACCGAACCCCTTCGACTTTGTGAGCGTGAAGCCAGGCCCGAAGCTGCTCATGTCAGAGTTCTAG